The bacterium genome has a segment encoding these proteins:
- a CDS encoding N-6 DNA methylase, whose translation MLDTETKRRIDTARDILVGKIPDPKSQVEQITIALIYKFMYDIDRESVELGGKEKFFSGEYKKYAWNKIFDVGMGGVEIVNLYGEAIQKMNQNPNIPPLFQDIFKNAYLPYRDPETLKIFLKVINEFQYDHSERLGDAFEYLLSVLGSQGDAGQFRTPRHIIDFMVEIISPRKHETILDPACGTAGFLISAYKYILKHNSSNYNPAEDKKSFEQQDVNLEELTINSTKYSGDKLLSDDKAQLVENIYGYDISPDMVRLSLVNMYLHQFNNPKIHEYDTLTSQDRWEERADVIMANPPFMSPKGGIRPHQRFTIKSKRSEVLFVDYIAEHLNPQGRSAVIVPEGIIFQAQNAHKNLRKMLVENGFLVGVISLPPGVFHPYSGVKTSILWIDKRLAKKTDKILFVNIENDGFHLGAQRRPIKENDLPNAYNLIQEYKETIETGKKFNTEKWENILLVEKEKILESEDYNLTGARYKPSPHINTKWQLVELREVAEIASGNSAPQGDKYFQSGIYPFYRTFDVGKVHISDTLNISKDYVNDLAIKEKKLRLFDKNTILFPKSGASTFLNHRAMLSKAGYVSSHLAAIIPDEKRVSPLFLFHLLCDIDAKTLTSEQAYPSLKLSAIKKIKIPLPPLLVQQEIVAEIESYQKIIDGAKQVVENYKPTLKIDSHWKKLKFVDVTLEIRNGVNVKQVDNKGKYKVTRIQTISYGTVDLGKTKWTNDEPPENYFMEEGDILLSHINSFEHLAKTAIFTNIQEKVVHGINLIRYRFNKKLIIPDYAILFMKSDEFINRAKVFAQKAVNQASIKISDLNNIEIPCPDLNIQKAIVAKMEEEEELVNSNKKLIEIYEEKTKSCISKVWGS comes from the coding sequence ATGCTTGATACCGAAACAAAAAGACGTATAGATACAGCCAGAGATATACTTGTTGGAAAAATTCCCGACCCAAAATCTCAGGTTGAACAGATAACCATAGCACTCATCTACAAGTTTATGTACGATATAGACAGAGAATCTGTTGAACTTGGTGGTAAAGAAAAGTTCTTTTCAGGAGAGTATAAGAAATACGCCTGGAACAAAATCTTTGATGTAGGTATGGGCGGGGTTGAGATAGTCAACCTTTATGGCGAGGCTATCCAGAAGATGAACCAGAACCCAAACATTCCGCCCTTATTCCAGGATATATTCAAGAACGCCTACCTACCTTACAGGGATCCTGAAACCTTAAAAATATTCCTCAAGGTAATAAACGAGTTTCAATACGACCATTCCGAAAGGTTAGGTGACGCTTTTGAATACCTTCTTTCTGTGCTTGGTAGCCAAGGCGACGCTGGCCAGTTTCGCACCCCACGCCATATAATAGACTTTATGGTAGAAATTATATCTCCACGTAAACACGAAACAATACTTGACCCTGCCTGCGGAACGGCTGGGTTCCTTATTTCTGCATACAAATATATACTAAAACATAACTCCAGCAACTATAACCCTGCTGAAGATAAAAAATCTTTTGAACAACAAGATGTCAACCTTGAAGAACTTACCATAAACAGCACAAAGTATTCAGGTGATAAACTTTTATCAGACGATAAAGCACAACTTGTAGAAAACATATACGGTTACGATATTTCGCCTGATATGGTAAGGTTATCTCTTGTTAATATGTATCTTCACCAATTCAATAACCCAAAAATACACGAGTATGACACCCTAACATCTCAAGATAGATGGGAAGAACGGGCAGACGTAATAATGGCTAACCCTCCATTTATGTCACCCAAAGGCGGTATACGTCCACACCAGAGGTTTACTATAAAGAGTAAACGGTCAGAGGTGCTTTTTGTTGACTATATAGCAGAACACCTTAACCCGCAAGGGCGGTCTGCGGTAATTGTTCCAGAGGGGATAATATTTCAAGCACAGAACGCCCACAAGAACCTACGGAAGATGCTTGTAGAAAACGGCTTTCTTGTAGGTGTCATATCTTTACCGCCCGGCGTCTTTCACCCATACTCTGGAGTAAAAACATCTATATTATGGATTGATAAACGGCTTGCAAAAAAGACAGATAAAATTCTTTTTGTGAATATAGAAAACGATGGGTTTCATCTTGGCGCTCAAAGACGCCCTATAAAAGAGAACGACCTACCCAACGCTTACAACCTTATACAAGAATATAAAGAAACTATTGAGACAGGTAAAAAGTTTAACACAGAAAAATGGGAAAATATCCTTCTGGTAGAAAAAGAAAAAATATTAGAATCAGAAGATTACAACCTAACAGGAGCAAGATATAAACCCTCCCCACATATAAACACAAAATGGCAACTGGTGGAATTGAGGGAGGTTGCTGAAATTGCTTCTGGTAATTCTGCACCTCAAGGTGATAAATATTTTCAATCAGGAATATATCCATTTTACAGAACTTTTGATGTTGGGAAAGTGCACATATCCGATACTTTGAATATAAGCAAAGATTACGTTAATGATTTAGCAATAAAAGAAAAAAAATTACGCCTGTTTGACAAAAACACTATATTATTTCCCAAAAGTGGAGCCTCTACATTTTTAAATCACAGAGCAATGTTATCAAAAGCAGGATATGTGTCCAGTCATTTAGCGGCAATTATTCCAGATGAGAAAAGAGTTTCCCCATTATTTTTATTCCATCTCCTATGCGATATTGACGCAAAAACTCTGACAAGCGAGCAAGCGTATCCATCTTTGAAATTATCTGCTATAAAAAAAATCAAAATCCCTCTACCGCCTTTATTAGTTCAACAGGAGATTGTTGCTGAGATAGAGAGTTACCAGAAAATTATTGACGGCGCTAAACAGGTTGTTGAAAATTATAAACCGACACTTAAAATTGACTCTCATTGGAAAAAATTAAAATTTGTAGATGTCACACTTGAAATAAGAAATGGCGTTAATGTTAAACAAGTTGACAATAAAGGTAAATATAAAGTAACAAGAATTCAGACAATTTCATATGGAACAGTAGATTTAGGCAAAACAAAATGGACCAATGATGAGCCACCAGAAAATTATTTTATGGAAGAAGGTGATATTTTATTAAGTCACATAAACAGCTTTGAACATCTTGCAAAAACAGCTATTTTCACCAATATACAAGAAAAAGTTGTTCATGGAATAAATTTAATCAGATATAGGTTTAATAAAAAACTTATTATTCCTGATTATGCTATTTTATTTATGAAATCTGATGAATTTATTAATAGAGCAAAAGTATTTGCACAAAAAGCCGTAAATCAAGCTAGCATAAAAATCTCTGATCTTAACAATATTGAGATACCTTGCCCTGATCTAAATATTCAAAAGGCAATAGTGGCAAAAATGGAAGAGGAAGAAGAACTGGTTAACTCCAATAAAAAACTAATAGAAATATACGAAGAGAAAACCAAATCCTGTATATCCAAAGTCTGGGGTTCTTAA
- a CDS encoding DEAD/DEAH box helicase family protein, protein MKKEARARIKINKLLEESGWRFFDTEEGRANIELEAGTTLTHTDFNALGDDFEKTEKGYIDFLLLDKNSFPIALLEAKREGIDPLIAKEQARRYATSQNIRFVIMSNGNLHYFWDIETGNPEIITSFPNQESLGHRREFKPDITAFSKEPVETDYIVLTQKYNYKTDPKWLNSSQRNSFIQENKLRFLRDYQLNAVHSIQKTAGESKTRFLLEMATGTGKTLVSAAIIKLFLRTGNAKRVLFLVDRLELEDQAERSMVTYLKNDYRTVIYKENKDNWKRAEIVITTVQSLLFNNKYMNLFSPTDFDLVISDEAHRSISGNSRAVFEYFVGYKLGLTATPKNYLKKVDIEKLAEKDPRKLEQRQMLDTYKTFGCPSGEPTFQYSLIDGVNDGHLVNPFVIDARTDITTEMLSKEGYSVMVEDEDGNLQEEIYYHKDFEKKFFSDETNLTFCKTFIENALRDPLSTEIGKTIIFCVSRKHASKITQTLNILANKYFPDKYQSDFAVQITSDIPNAQQMTTNFSNNNLNGRTKFINGYLTSKTRVCVTVGMMTTGYDCEDILNLCLLRPIFSPSNFVQIKGRGTRPYTFIYKERDGAGRTEEHIKKKKNFKLFDFFANCKYFEEDFNYDQELKLPAIYKPPTEPTNVPTIKYISKNYTNLNLDPIKTLKGTPVGQEGMKIDRKLFEKFTGVVKKDEYIRTSIDEGRYEEAEEYIREKVFDKPEDYFDLNKLRKAVKVDRRISLREILDKIFGRIKEFKTKEDLLEEEVQKFISIYKPEVKFVNIISHFIKAYILDDSIRKIMDTGEYAELATNPRFNIKDLKELDVWRQPVVEYIKDYVSLNTFLQ, encoded by the coding sequence ATGAAAAAAGAGGCAAGGGCTCGCATAAAAATCAACAAACTTCTTGAAGAGTCCGGTTGGCGTTTTTTTGATACAGAAGAAGGTAGAGCAAACATAGAACTTGAAGCAGGCACAACTCTTACCCATACCGATTTTAATGCTTTAGGAGACGATTTTGAAAAGACAGAAAAAGGGTATATCGACTTTCTCCTCCTTGATAAGAACTCTTTTCCGATTGCTCTTCTTGAGGCAAAAAGGGAAGGTATAGACCCACTCATTGCAAAAGAGCAAGCCCGCAGATACGCTACCTCACAAAATATAAGGTTTGTAATAATGTCAAACGGTAACCTACACTATTTTTGGGATATAGAAACCGGTAACCCAGAGATAATAACATCTTTCCCTAACCAGGAATCACTTGGACACAGAAGAGAATTTAAACCTGATATAACCGCCTTTTCTAAAGAACCTGTTGAGACCGATTATATTGTTCTTACACAAAAATATAACTATAAAACCGACCCAAAATGGCTAAACTCTTCTCAGAGAAATTCTTTTATACAAGAGAACAAACTTCGTTTCTTGCGTGACTACCAACTAAACGCAGTCCATTCAATACAAAAAACTGCAGGAGAATCTAAGACACGTTTTCTTCTTGAGATGGCTACAGGAACAGGTAAGACCCTTGTTTCTGCGGCAATCATAAAACTTTTTTTAAGAACAGGTAACGCTAAAAGAGTATTGTTTCTTGTTGACCGGTTGGAGTTGGAAGACCAGGCAGAAAGAAGTATGGTTACCTACCTAAAAAACGATTACAGAACAGTTATATACAAAGAAAACAAAGATAACTGGAAAAGGGCAGAAATAGTTATTACAACAGTCCAGTCCCTACTTTTTAACAACAAATATATGAATCTTTTCTCTCCTACCGATTTTGACCTTGTTATATCAGACGAAGCCCACCGCTCAATAAGCGGTAACAGCCGTGCTGTCTTTGAATATTTTGTTGGCTACAAACTTGGTCTTACTGCTACACCAAAAAACTACCTAAAAAAAGTTGATATAGAGAAACTTGCAGAGAAAGACCCTCGTAAACTTGAACAGAGACAAATGCTCGACACATACAAAACCTTTGGTTGCCCGTCTGGCGAACCTACATTCCAGTATTCTCTTATAGACGGCGTAAACGACGGACACCTTGTTAACCCTTTTGTAATAGATGCTAGAACAGACATAACAACAGAGATGCTCTCTAAAGAAGGGTATTCAGTAATGGTAGAAGATGAAGACGGCAATTTACAAGAAGAAATATATTACCATAAAGATTTTGAGAAGAAATTCTTTTCTGATGAAACAAACCTAACGTTTTGTAAGACGTTCATAGAGAACGCTTTACGTGACCCGTTATCTACAGAGATAGGTAAAACCATTATTTTCTGTGTAAGCCGAAAACACGCTTCAAAAATTACCCAGACTCTTAACATCCTTGCAAATAAATATTTCCCTGACAAATACCAGTCGGACTTTGCCGTTCAGATAACATCTGATATACCAAACGCACAACAGATGACAACAAATTTTTCAAATAACAACCTTAACGGTCGCACAAAATTTATCAACGGGTACCTAACAAGCAAAACAAGGGTTTGCGTAACTGTGGGGATGATGACTACCGGTTACGACTGCGAGGATATACTCAACCTATGCCTTTTAAGACCAATCTTTTCTCCTTCAAACTTTGTTCAGATAAAAGGTAGAGGCACTCGACCTTACACATTTATTTATAAAGAAAGAGATGGAGCAGGGAGAACAGAAGAACATATTAAAAAGAAAAAGAATTTCAAACTATTTGATTTTTTTGCTAACTGCAAATATTTTGAGGAAGATTTCAATTACGACCAAGAACTTAAACTACCTGCAATATATAAACCACCCACAGAACCGACCAATGTGCCGACAATAAAATATATATCTAAAAATTACACAAACCTAAACCTTGACCCCATAAAGACTTTAAAAGGAACTCCAGTTGGTCAGGAAGGTATGAAGATAGATAGAAAACTTTTTGAAAAGTTTACAGGTGTAGTAAAAAAGGATGAATATATAAGAACAAGTATAGACGAAGGTAGGTACGAAGAAGCAGAAGAATATATAAGGGAGAAGGTTTTTGACAAACCAGAGGACTACTTTGACCTTAACAAACTGCGAAAAGCAGTTAAAGTAGACAGACGTATATCTTTACGAGAAATACTTGATAAAATATTTGGTAGGATAAAAGAGTTTAAGACAAAAGAGGACCTATTGGAAGAAGAAGTACAAAAATTTATATCTATATACAAACCCGAAGTAAAATTTGTGAACATCATCAGCCATTTTATAAAGGCGTATATACTTGATGATAGCATAAGAAAGATAATGGACACAGGGGAGTATGCAGAATTGGCTACAAACCCTCGTTTTAATATAAAAGACCTTAAAGAACTTGATGTTTGGCGGCAACCTGTTGTGGAATACATAAAAGATTATGTTTCTCTAAACACCTTCTTACAATAA
- a CDS encoding restriction endonuclease, with translation MIPDFQSIMLPLLKLFSDKEEHTIREFIDKLAEKFNLTDEARKKLLSSGRQTVFYNRVTWARIYLTKTGLLENPRRAVYKITERGLNVLSQNPPAINIRYLKDQFPNEMREFYKPKSSLLPDTERREGESSIENERLTPIDNIENTYQGIRNSLAEELLNKVLELSPTFFERLVIDLLVKMGYGGTLKEAGNAVGKSGDEGIDGIIKEDKLGLDIIYIQAKRWQKTNIVGRPEIQKFVGALAGKGAKKGVFITTSSFTREAIGYVEHLDSKVILVDGKELSELMIDNNIGVSTEATYEIKKIDTDYFSEE, from the coding sequence ATGATCCCAGATTTCCAATCTATTATGCTACCGTTACTTAAATTATTTTCAGATAAAGAAGAACATACCATAAGAGAATTTATAGACAAACTGGCAGAAAAATTCAATTTAACAGATGAGGCAAGAAAAAAACTTTTATCCAGTGGACGACAAACCGTTTTTTATAATCGCGTAACTTGGGCAAGAATATACCTTACAAAAACAGGGCTTTTAGAAAATCCAAGAAGAGCAGTTTACAAAATTACAGAAAGAGGGCTTAATGTTTTAAGTCAAAACCCACCAGCAATAAATATCAGATATCTCAAGGACCAATTTCCTAATGAGATGCGTGAATTTTATAAACCGAAATCAAGTTTATTGCCAGACACAGAAAGAAGAGAAGGCGAAAGTAGTATTGAAAATGAAAGATTAACACCTATAGACAATATTGAGAATACTTATCAAGGTATAAGAAATTCTTTAGCAGAAGAACTTTTAAACAAGGTATTAGAATTATCTCCTACCTTTTTTGAAAGACTTGTGATAGACCTACTGGTCAAAATGGGTTATGGAGGTACATTAAAAGAAGCCGGCAACGCTGTGGGTAAAAGTGGGGATGAAGGGATAGACGGAATAATAAAGGAAGACAAACTGGGGTTGGATATAATATATATTCAGGCAAAACGGTGGCAAAAAACCAATATCGTTGGTAGACCAGAAATACAAAAGTTCGTGGGAGCATTAGCTGGTAAGGGAGCTAAAAAAGGTGTTTTTATAACAACATCTTCATTTACCAGAGAAGCAATCGGTTATGTTGAACATCTTGATTCCAAGGTAATACTTGTTGACGGTAAAGAACTTTCTGAGTTAATGATAGATAACAATATAGGCGTTTCCACAGAAGCCACCTACGAGATAAAAAAAATTGATACCGACTATTTTAGCGAAGAATAA
- the groES gene encoding co-chaperone GroES — MGKLKIRPLGDRIVVEPLEAVEKTKGGIILPDSAKEKPQEGKIVAIGKGKTDDSGKVIEMEVKVGDKVLYGKYAGTEINIDNVEYMILREEDVLAVIDEK, encoded by the coding sequence ATGGGTAAGTTAAAAATAAGACCATTGGGTGACAGAATAGTCGTAGAACCGTTAGAAGCGGTTGAGAAAACAAAAGGGGGGATTATCCTTCCTGATTCGGCTAAAGAGAAGCCACAAGAAGGTAAAATTGTTGCTATTGGTAAAGGAAAGACTGACGATAGCGGTAAAGTAATAGAAATGGAAGTGAAAGTTGGTGATAAGGTTTTATATGGTAAGTATGCAGGAACAGAAATAAACATAGATAACGTGGAATATATGATTTTAAGAGAAGAGGATGTACTTGCAGTTATTGATGAAAAATAA
- the groL gene encoding chaperonin GroEL (60 kDa chaperone family; promotes refolding of misfolded polypeptides especially under stressful conditions; forms two stacked rings of heptamers to form a barrel-shaped 14mer; ends can be capped by GroES; misfolded proteins enter the barrel where they are refolded when GroES binds): protein MGKQILLGEEARRKILEGMEIMADTLRPTLGPKGRCAVLEKKFGSPTVINDGVMIAKEIELTDPNNNLGAQLLREVASKTNDVAGDGTTTASILAFSVAKEGFKNVAAGANPVHLRRGIEKAVKKVVENLKGMSKTIKDKSEIQQVASIAAANDSEIGSIIADAMDKVGKEGVITVEEAKGTETELRVVEGMQFDRGYLSPYFVTDTERMESVLENAYILIHDKKISAIKDLLPLLEKVAQAGKPLLIIAEEIEGEALATLVVNKIRGTFSCCAVKAPGFGDRRKAMLEDIAILTGGQAIMEELGLKLENIELEMLGKAKRIIVDKENTTIVEGEGSEEKLQGRIGQIKSEIDKTTSDYDKEKLQERLAKLSGGVAVINVGAPTETDMKERKARVEDALSATRAAVEEGIVPGGGVALLRSQATIADLEFEDADEKTGAQIVFKVLEAPLRQIGENSGLDGAVVVQKVKDSAEESFGFNAEKDVFEDVIKAGIVDPTKVVRTAIENAASIAALLLTIETLITDIPEKKDPTPTPPPYPEY, encoded by the coding sequence ATGGGAAAACAGATACTGCTTGGAGAAGAAGCACGTAGGAAGATTCTTGAAGGAATGGAGATAATGGCTGATACCCTAAGACCAACTCTTGGTCCTAAAGGGAGATGCGCTGTTCTGGAAAAAAAGTTTGGTTCTCCTACTGTTATTAATGATGGAGTAATGATTGCTAAGGAAATTGAATTGACAGACCCTAACAATAATCTTGGAGCTCAACTTTTAAGGGAAGTAGCCTCTAAAACCAACGATGTTGCTGGCGATGGAACAACTACAGCATCAATCCTTGCTTTTTCAGTTGCAAAAGAAGGTTTTAAGAATGTTGCAGCTGGTGCTAACCCTGTACATCTTAGAAGGGGTATAGAAAAGGCAGTTAAAAAGGTTGTAGAAAACCTTAAGGGTATGAGTAAAACTATTAAGGATAAAAGTGAAATACAGCAGGTAGCTTCAATTGCAGCTGCTAACGACTCTGAGATAGGTAGCATTATAGCCGATGCAATGGATAAAGTAGGTAAAGAAGGTGTAATTACTGTTGAAGAAGCTAAAGGTACCGAGACAGAACTTAGAGTTGTAGAAGGAATGCAGTTTGATAGAGGGTATTTATCTCCATATTTTGTAACAGATACAGAAAGAATGGAGAGTGTTCTTGAAAACGCATATATCCTTATACACGATAAGAAGATTTCAGCAATTAAAGATTTGCTACCTCTTTTAGAGAAGGTTGCTCAGGCAGGAAAACCATTGTTGATTATTGCAGAAGAAATTGAAGGCGAAGCTTTAGCTACTTTGGTAGTGAACAAGATAAGAGGTACTTTCTCTTGTTGTGCAGTAAAAGCTCCTGGATTTGGCGATAGAAGAAAAGCTATGTTGGAAGATATTGCTATTCTTACAGGCGGTCAGGCAATAATGGAAGAACTTGGTTTGAAACTTGAAAATATTGAACTTGAAATGCTTGGTAAAGCTAAAAGAATTATTGTTGACAAAGAGAACACAACAATAGTTGAAGGTGAAGGAAGTGAAGAGAAGTTGCAAGGAAGAATCGGACAGATAAAGAGTGAAATAGATAAAACAACTTCCGATTATGATAAAGAAAAATTACAGGAAAGACTTGCAAAATTGTCTGGTGGAGTAGCTGTTATTAATGTAGGCGCCCCAACAGAAACAGATATGAAAGAAAGGAAAGCAAGAGTAGAAGACGCACTTAGCGCTACTAGAGCTGCTGTGGAAGAAGGTATTGTTCCTGGAGGCGGAGTAGCTCTTTTAAGAAGTCAAGCGACAATTGCTGACCTTGAGTTTGAAGATGCAGATGAAAAAACAGGGGCACAGATTGTATTTAAAGTGCTCGAGGCTCCTTTGAGACAGATTGGAGAGAATTCTGGTTTGGACGGAGCGGTCGTTGTTCAGAAGGTGAAGGATTCTGCAGAAGAGTCTTTTGGTTTTAATGCTGAAAAGGATGTATTTGAAGATGTGATAAAAGCAGGAATAGTTGACCCGACAAAGGTTGTTAGAACAGCTATTGAGAATGCTGCAAGTATAGCTGCCCTGCTTCTCACTATAGAGACTCTTATTACAGATATACCAGAAAAGAAAGACCCAACCCCAACCCCACCCCCTTACCCTGAATATTAA
- a CDS encoding acylphosphatase codes for MKRIHLFVTGAVQGVGFRYYTREKAIKSNIFGWVKNLSDGRVEIIAEGDANNIDDFLLSISKGKLGSYISNIEKQDESFTGHFNHFYITYNEYGR; via the coding sequence ATGAAAAGAATCCATTTGTTTGTAACTGGTGCAGTTCAAGGGGTAGGTTTTAGGTACTACACCCGAGAGAAAGCTATTAAATCAAATATTTTTGGATGGGTTAAAAACCTTTCTGATGGTAGAGTTGAAATAATAGCAGAAGGAGATGCAAATAATATTGATGACTTTCTTTTATCTATCTCCAAAGGAAAATTGGGTAGTTATATCTCAAATATTGAAAAGCAAGACGAATCTTTTACTGGTCATTTTAACCATTTCTACATAACTTATAATGAATACGGAAGGTAA
- the queF gene encoding preQ(1) synthase — protein MNTEGNRAEKRGLKDALPSIECFENQFKHYKIFIVIPEYTSVCPKTGQPDYGTLTLEYEPDKSVIELKSFKIYIQAYRNLGIFYENAINRILKDIVTASKPRWAKVKGEFRPRGGIYSIVEASYPSGSENNK, from the coding sequence ATGAATACGGAAGGTAATAGAGCTGAAAAGAGAGGGCTAAAAGATGCATTGCCTTCAATTGAGTGTTTTGAGAATCAATTTAAACATTACAAGATATTTATAGTTATACCTGAGTATACATCTGTATGCCCAAAGACTGGTCAACCTGATTATGGTACCCTTACCCTCGAATATGAACCTGATAAATCTGTAATTGAGTTAAAATCCTTTAAAATATATATTCAAGCGTACAGAAATTTGGGGATATTTTATGAGAACGCTATTAATAGAATCCTTAAAGATATAGTTACCGCCTCAAAACCTCGTTGGGCAAAAGTAAAAGGGGAGTTTCGACCGAGAGGCGGAATCTACTCTATAGTTGAAGCCTCTTATCCATCTGGTTCTGAAAATAATAAATAA
- a CDS encoding type II secretion system GspH family protein, whose translation MKKNSRLGFTLIELLVVIAIIAILASMLLPALERARANARKVACMNNLKQLGLVLLIYANDWDGYFPYHDFDDEAQWSGHTSYSTGHISSKPNVSLALLTGQIDPSSSAFETAQYVTDYNLFICPGNGDDKPYENRRGALYRATAATSMAIARDNKVSSCSYTYALGLNLQTHPDTAIMTDDPKGTYPHTWRLYRHLANHGVEGINALYVDGRVKWIATLRDPTRWVGGGATSNSWVNKTGVPNTVVDSSLNPNVAYQHRPRLLSNKYWTE comes from the coding sequence ATGAAAAAAAATAGTAGATTAGGTTTTACTCTCATTGAACTGCTTGTTGTTATAGCAATTATAGCTATTTTAGCTTCAATGTTACTTCCTGCTTTGGAAAGAGCAAGAGCAAACGCAAGAAAAGTAGCCTGTATGAATAATTTGAAGCAATTAGGGTTGGTACTTCTAATTTATGCCAATGATTGGGACGGATATTTCCCTTACCACGATTTTGATGATGAAGCGCAATGGAGTGGACATACCAGTTATTCTACTGGTCATATCTCTTCTAAACCAAATGTTTCTCTTGCTTTACTTACAGGGCAGATTGACCCTTCAAGTTCTGCGTTTGAGACAGCCCAATATGTAACAGACTACAATCTTTTTATATGTCCTGGCAATGGTGATGATAAACCTTACGAAAATAGGCGTGGTGCTCTTTATAGAGCAACTGCTGCAACAAGTATGGCTATTGCCCGTGATAATAAAGTATCAAGTTGTTCATATACCTACGCTCTCGGTTTAAATCTCCAAACACACCCTGATACCGCTATTATGACAGACGACCCAAAAGGTACCTATCCGCATACGTGGCGACTTTATAGGCATCTTGCGAACCACGGTGTGGAAGGAATAAATGCTTTATATGTTGATGGTAGAGTAAAATGGATAGCAACACTTAGAGACCCGACTCGTTGGGTAGGAGGTGGTGCAACAAGCAATAGTTGGGTTAATAAAACTGGAGTTCCTAATACTGTTGTAGATAGTTCGCTTAACCCTAATGTAGCGTACCAACATAGACCAAGGTTACTTTCTAACAAATATTGGACTGAATGA
- a CDS encoding ATP-binding cassette domain-containing protein translates to MKTLIKTVNLNKVYTVKTNTGLKSFSAIKDINLEIYKGETFGVIGESGSGKTTLGKTIIRLVEPTNGKIFYKNIDISALNERSLRRLRSSFQVVFQDPYKSLNPRLSIGNAISEGMPTSLNVKEKFEKTRELLEVVGIDSKKFDNFPHQFSGGERQRIAIARALSTNPEFLICDEPTSNLDLSIQAKILNLLIDLKEKLNLTYLFISHNLQIIRFLSDRISVMYKGEIIEEGKTSDIISAPQHPYTKTLLQRM, encoded by the coding sequence ATGAAAACTCTTATAAAAACAGTTAACTTAAACAAGGTATATACAGTTAAAACTAATACTGGGCTAAAAAGTTTTTCTGCTATAAAAGATATCAACCTTGAGATATATAAAGGAGAAACCTTTGGAGTGATAGGAGAAAGCGGTAGCGGTAAAACTACTTTAGGAAAAACTATCATAAGATTAGTAGAACCTACAAACGGGAAAATCTTTTACAAAAACATTGATATCTCTGCATTAAATGAACGTAGCCTAAGAAGATTGCGAAGTTCTTTTCAGGTTGTGTTTCAGGACCCGTACAAATCTCTTAACCCAAGATTGTCTATTGGTAACGCTATATCAGAAGGGATGCCAACCAGTTTAAATGTAAAAGAGAAGTTTGAAAAGACAAGAGAACTTCTTGAGGTTGTAGGGATAGATAGTAAAAAATTTGATAATTTTCCACACCAGTTTAGCGGGGGTGAAAGACAAAGGATTGCAATTGCAAGAGCTTTATCAACCAATCCAGAGTTTTTAATATGTGATGAGCCAACCTCCAATTTAGATTTATCTATACAAGCAAAAATTCTTAATCTTTTAATTGACTTGAAAGAAAAACTTAACCTAACCTACCTTTTTATATCTCACAACTTGCAAATAATAAGGTTTTTATCTGACAGAATATCCGTAATGTACAAAGGAGAAATCATAGAAGAAGGCAAAACCTCCGATATTATATCAGCACCTCAACATCCATACACAAAAACTCTTCTACAAAGAATGTAG